Below is a window of Caballeronia insecticola DNA.
GTAGACGATCACGAGCAGCGCCGAGAGCACGAGGCCCGTCGGCGTCAGCGATTCGTTGACGAAGAGCGCATGCGCCCAGTCATACGGCCAGGTGCTCATGTACTGGATCGACGCTTCCGCTTCGATCGGAATGACGGACACGATCGCAATCCAGTTCGCCCACGCGCTGATGAAGCCGACGAGCGCGCCGTGCGAATAGCGCGCATAGCGCACCATGCCGCCGGATTCGGGGAACATCGCGCCGAGTTCGGCATAGGTCAGCGCGATCGCCAGAATGACGACAGCACCGATCACCCACGCGACGATCGCCGCCGGCCCCGCGATCTTGGCGGCCTTCCACGCCCCGAAGAGCCAGCCTGAACCGATGATGGACCCGAGCCCGGTCAGCAACAACGCCATCGGGCCGATATTTCTCTGTATCGAACTTTTCAACTTCTTCTCCAGTGTCTCGCGCCGCGCGCGCCTCGCGTGCGGCCAACCCTGCCGCGGTCGCGATCGGTTGCGAAAAACGTTCCCGCTGGTCCGAGCCGAGACGGCAATTGGCGCAACCGCCAAATTCGGCGGGTAGTTTACCGGTTGCACCTTTCGATTGCAGTGTCCACTGCTGCGAAATTCGCGTTTTTTTGACTTTTCATGCGCAAATTTGAAATGAAAATGTAAGATTTCTGGGCGATTTTTGCTTATCTTAAAAAAATCCCTTCAGAGTTGTCGGATATTATTTGACCGGGAAATCGTTTCGCCGTATAAACCTTCTTGCAGGATTTCAAGTGGCGAGTGAATTGGTCTTTCGTAGTTCGCCATCACGGTACTCCGGTTGGTCCCATTGCCCCTTCCTTGATTTTCCGCGCCTCGGGCCTCGGCCTTATTCATCAATTTTTTTGGAACAAGTAACATGGAAACCGGTACCGTCAAGTGGTTCAATGACGCAAAGGGCTTTGGCTTCATCACTCCGGATGGCGGCGGCGAAGATCTGTTCGCGCACTTCTCGGAAATCCGCATCGAAGGCTTCAAGACGCTTCAGGAAAACCAAAAGGTTACCTATGAAGTGAAGACGGGCCCGAAGGGCAAGCAAGCCGCGAACATCAAGCCGGCCTAAGGTCCGCTCGAATTCGTATGAAAAAACCCCGCTTCGGCGGGGTTTTTTGTTTTCAGGCGTCGGCGGATGCGGCGTTCGGACGAATCTAGACGAACACGCGCTGCGCGTAGATGCCGAGGCCCTTCGCCACGCTGGCGAGACGGTCGCCGAAAACCGGGCGCGCGGCCGGAAATGCCGCCGACAAGGCTTCCGACAGAAACCGCAGCCCCGTCGTGCCGCCGGTGAAATAGACGGCGCCCACGTCCGTCTCCGCCACGCCCGCGCGCTTGATCGTCTCGCGCGCCGCCTCGACGATGCGCCGCGTCTCTTCCGCGCCCGCGTCGATCAGTTGCGCTTCGTCGAAGGCCACGCGCAGCGCTTCTTCCACCTCTTCCATGTCGATTTCGGTCGTGCCGCCCGCCGAAACGTCGATCTTTGCTTCTTCCGCGTGCGCCGTGAGCGCGTGGCCGAGCCGGCGATCGACGACGCGCATCAGCCGGTCGTGATGACGCACTTCCGGATAAAGATGGCGCATCAGTTGCAGTTCGCTCACGCGCTTGGGCGTGTAGACGGTGTTGATCAGATGCCACGTCGCGAGGTCGAAATAGACGCGGCTCGGCACTTCGCGGCCCTGCGGATCGAGCGACTGATAGCCGAGTTCGCGCAGCACGGTCGCGAGCTCGACGCGGCGGTCGAAATCCGTCCCCGCCACGTGCACGCCGTGATGCGCGAGCACGTCGCCCTTGCGATCGAGATGCCGCGCGCGCTCGGGACCCACACGCACGAGTGAAAAGTCCGACGTACCGCCGCCGATATCCGCGACCAGCACGAGGCCCTCTTCGCTCAGCGACGCCTCGTAGTCGAAGGCCGCGGCGATCGGTTCGTACTGAAAGTGGATCTCGCGCAGTCCGATCGCGTGCGCGCACGCTTCGAGCTGCTTTTGCGCCATGCGATCGGCGCGCGGATCGTCGTCGACGAAAAACACGGGGCGGCCGAGCACCGCGCGCGTGAGCGGCTCGGGCGCGATCGCCTGCGCCTTCTGTTTCAGATGCTGCAGAAAGAGCGTGATGACGTCGGTGTATTTGATCGCGGAGCCGTCGCCGAGATCAGTGGTGGTGTCCGCGAGCGCCGAGCCGAGAATGCTCTTCATCGAACGCATAAGACGGCCGTCGAAGCCGTCGATATACGCCTCCAGAGCCGCGCGGCCGTAGGACTGGTTATTCTCGTCGGTGTTGAAGAAGACCGCGGTGGGCAGCGTGGTCGCGTCGCCTTCGACGGGCGCCAGCCGGATCGACAGGCCATCGGGCAGGGCGACAGCAGAATTCGACGTGCCGAAATCGATCGCGCAAAAATTCATGGTGCAGGGGCGGCGCCGTGGAACAGGCCGCATTCGGACATGGACGGCGTTTTTAACACGTTCAGAAGCCCACATCAACCGCGCTTCCGCTATTTTTAAACCGCCGGGTTCATGCGACAAAAGCGGAACGCAACTTGCTCTCCGAGTAGGCAATTTTTGCCACCCTTTAAGGCGTATCCGCCCCCGTATGAGCGAAACCGTCACGTCATCAGCGCGCCGTTCGGGCGACCCGGCCAGCGGCCACTCCGGCATCATCGAAACCGATCTGCCCGGACGGCTCGACCGTCTGCCGTGGGGACGTTTTCACACGCTGATCGTGGCGGCGCTCGGCGTCACCTGGCTGCTCGACGGGCTCGAGGTCACGCTCGCGGGCGCGGTCGCGAGCGCGCTCAAGACGAGCGCGGTGCTGCAGTTTTCCAACGCCGATGTCGGGATCGCGGGCAGCGCGTATATCGCGGGCGCCGTGCTCGGCGCGCTCGGCTTCGGCTGGCTCACCGACAGGCTCGGGCGTCGCAAGCTGTTTTTCATCACGCTTTTTCTTTATGTGGCAGCGACCGCCGCGACGGCGTTTTCGTGGAATCTCGCGAGCTTCGTACTGTTCCGCTTTCTCACGGGCGCGGGCATCGGCGGGGAATACACGGCGATCAACTCGACGATCCAGGAGTTCACGCCCGCCCGCCTGCGCGGCTGGACCGATCTCGCGATCAACGGCACGTTCTGGATCGGCGCGGGGATCGGCGCGGCGGGCTCGCTCGTGCTGCTCGATCCCGGCCTGCTTCCGCCGGACTGGGGCTGGCGCGCCTGCTTTCTGATCGGCGCGGTGCTCGGACTCAGCATTCTCTTCATGCGGATGTGGGTGCCGGAGAGCCCGCGCTGGCTCATCACGCACGACCGCGCGGACGAAGCGAAGGAAGTGGTCGAAGAGATCGAGGCG
It encodes the following:
- a CDS encoding cold-shock protein, with translation METGTVKWFNDAKGFGFITPDGGGEDLFAHFSEIRIEGFKTLQENQKVTYEVKTGPKGKQAANIKPA
- a CDS encoding Hsp70 family protein; protein product: MNFCAIDFGTSNSAVALPDGLSIRLAPVEGDATTLPTAVFFNTDENNQSYGRAALEAYIDGFDGRLMRSMKSILGSALADTTTDLGDGSAIKYTDVITLFLQHLKQKAQAIAPEPLTRAVLGRPVFFVDDDPRADRMAQKQLEACAHAIGLREIHFQYEPIAAAFDYEASLSEEGLVLVADIGGGTSDFSLVRVGPERARHLDRKGDVLAHHGVHVAGTDFDRRVELATVLRELGYQSLDPQGREVPSRVYFDLATWHLINTVYTPKRVSELQLMRHLYPEVRHHDRLMRVVDRRLGHALTAHAEEAKIDVSAGGTTEIDMEEVEEALRVAFDEAQLIDAGAEETRRIVEAARETIKRAGVAETDVGAVYFTGGTTGLRFLSEALSAAFPAARPVFGDRLASVAKGLGIYAQRVFV
- a CDS encoding MFS transporter; this translates as MSETVTSSARRSGDPASGHSGIIETDLPGRLDRLPWGRFHTLIVAALGVTWLLDGLEVTLAGAVASALKTSAVLQFSNADVGIAGSAYIAGAVLGALGFGWLTDRLGRRKLFFITLFLYVAATAATAFSWNLASFVLFRFLTGAGIGGEYTAINSTIQEFTPARLRGWTDLAINGTFWIGAGIGAAGSLVLLDPGLLPPDWGWRACFLIGAVLGLSILFMRMWVPESPRWLITHDRADEAKEVVEEIEAHFRQHGVEIPDTPIKPLRLHARGHTPLREVVHSLFKAHRSRSLVGLVLMTAQAFFYNAIFFTYALVLTDFYHVPGDHIGWYVLPFAAGNFLGPVLLGKLFDVLGRRRMIAFTYAMSGVLLTISGWMFMQGMLTVTTQTIAWMVIFFFASAAASSAYLTVSETFPLEIRALAIAVFYAFGTALGGIIGPTLFGHLIDTHERGAVFVGYLIGSVLMIAAAVVAGIWGVAAERKSLEDVARPLSAADED